Within Candidatus Eisenbacteria bacterium, the genomic segment CGTGCAGAGGCATCCGGACTATCTCGCGGTCGCGACGGCGGTTCTTCTGCGCGCCGGGATCGACGCGAAGCTGATCGACGCGTGCGCGGAGAACCGGAGCCGAGAGGATCTCCGCGGGCTTCTCGCGCGCGAGCGACCCTCGTACGTCGTCCTCCACGCGGCGACCCCTTCGATCGACAACGACCTCGCCCATGCGGCGCTCGCCAAGGAGACCGCGGGCGCGAAGACGGTCTTCGTCGGACAGCACGCGACCGCAGAACCGGCGGACACCTTCCGCCGCGCGGGCGGAGCCCTCGACTTCATCGCGTACGGCGAGTACGACCACACCCTCCGCGACCTCGTCTCCGGCTCCCGGCCGGAGAAGACGCTCGGGCTCTTCTACGAGGATTCCGAAGGGAAGCTCGTTCGAACACCTCCTCGGCCGTTCCTCGACGTGAACGAGCTCCCCTTCCCCGCGTGGCAGTTCATCGATCCGAACCTGTACTACGACGGCGGGAAGCTCCACCCGTTCCTCACGCTCATCTCGGGGCGCGGCTGCTTCGCGCGCTGCACCTTCTGCCGCGATCCGCAACTCATGTACGGCCACGAGAACCGCTACCGAGCGCCCGAGCTCGTCGTCGACGAGATGGAGCACGATCTCGCGCTCTTCCCGAAACTCCGCGAGATCATGATCGAGACCGACACGTTCACGGCGAACCGGGATCACGTCGAAGGAGTGTGCCGCGAGATCCTGAAGCGCCGCCTCGAGACGCGCATCCTGTGGTCGTGCAACGTGCGGACCGACGTGAAGCGCGACCTCCTTCAGCTCATGCGGCGGGCCGGCTGCCGGATGCTCATGATCGGCTTCGAGTTCGGAACGCAAGCCGCCCTCGACGCGGTGAAGAAGGGGACGAAG encodes:
- a CDS encoding radical SAM protein, which codes for MADVWMLNPPFVDDFVRSARWDARSRGRVQRHPDYLAVATAVLLRAGIDAKLIDACAENRSREDLRGLLARERPSYVVLHAATPSIDNDLAHAALAKETAGAKTVFVGQHATAEPADTFRRAGGALDFIAYGEYDHTLRDLVSGSRPEKTLGLFYEDSEGKLVRTPPRPFLDVNELPFPAWQFIDPNLYYDGGKLHPFLTLISGRGCFARCTFCRDPQLMYGHENRYRAPELVVDEMEHDLALFPKLREIMIETDTFTANRDHVEGVCREILKRRLETRILWSCNVRTDVKRDLLQLMRRAGCRMLMIGFEFGTQAALDAVKKGTKIERTTEFARDAADLGFTLHGCFMIGAPGETRESARATIDYAKSLPLDTIQISGIAAYPGTEMYEWAKHEGHLIPKDWSEYLDENHEQVTVLGYPELPKETIDELIDQGLKEFYLRPRQIWRMATAIRGAGDVKRKLYGFRSFLDAMAVSRRKRRAGKERGASKKGARASGDGVKP